One genomic segment of Desulfocapsa sulfexigens DSM 10523 includes these proteins:
- the hypE gene encoding hydrogenase expression/formation protein HypE: MNPGNTILLDHGSGGIASQELISQIFLKHLDNSILASLEDSAVMENHPGKIAFSTDSYVVDPIFFPGGNIGTLAVHGTINDLTMRGARPLCLSLGLILEEGFKLDDLERVIVSIAECAKSADVPIVTGDTKVVPRGKCDKIFINTSGIGIVEDGVNVSSTMAQEGDLILLSGSMGDHGITIMTRRAGISLDGNLASDSAALNELVALLLDKLPSGSLHTLRDPTRGGVATSLNEIAAAAGLAVEIDDQAIPVKPEVRAACEIMGLDPLYLANEGKCLALVAPEQAAKALQLMRSTAVGTDAAIIGSLKAGKAGQVVLRTAIGGSRIITPLHGEPLPRIC, from the coding sequence ATGAATCCCGGAAATACGATCCTTCTTGATCATGGCAGTGGTGGCATTGCCAGTCAGGAGTTGATCTCTCAGATTTTTTTAAAACACTTGGATAACAGCATCCTTGCATCTTTGGAAGATAGTGCTGTAATGGAGAATCATCCAGGAAAAATTGCCTTCAGTACTGATAGTTATGTGGTTGATCCGATTTTCTTTCCAGGAGGCAATATCGGCACACTGGCTGTTCATGGCACCATTAATGATCTTACCATGCGTGGGGCACGTCCGCTCTGTTTGAGTCTTGGTTTGATTTTGGAAGAGGGGTTCAAACTTGACGATCTGGAGCGGGTTATTGTTTCCATTGCAGAGTGTGCAAAGTCCGCCGATGTTCCTATTGTTACCGGGGATACCAAGGTTGTTCCTCGAGGGAAATGTGATAAAATTTTTATTAATACTTCAGGGATTGGAATTGTGGAAGATGGGGTAAACGTTTCGTCCACAATGGCACAGGAGGGGGATCTTATTCTTCTTTCCGGTTCCATGGGGGACCATGGCATAACGATTATGACCAGACGTGCAGGAATCAGTCTGGATGGGAATCTTGCCAGCGACTCTGCCGCACTTAACGAACTGGTTGCCCTGCTTCTTGATAAGCTCCCTTCTGGGAGTCTTCACACCCTTCGTGATCCCACCCGTGGCGGGGTTGCGACATCGTTGAATGAAATTGCAGCAGCTGCCGGGCTTGCTGTTGAAATAGATGATCAGGCCATCCCAGTAAAACCTGAGGTGCGTGCCGCTTGCGAGATTATGGGGCTCGATCCACTGTATCTTGCCAATGAAGGGAAATGCCTTGCACTGGTTGCACCAGAACAGGCAGCGAAGGCTCTACAGCTTATGCGTTCCACCGCTGTGGGTACGGATGCTGCAATTATCGGCAGTTTAAAAGCTGGAAAAGCTGGACAGGTCGTGTTGCGGACAGCCATTGGCGGGTCCAGAATCATTACTCCCCTTCATGGGGAGCCTCTTCCAAGAATTTGTTAA
- a CDS encoding HypC/HybG/HupF family hydrogenase formation chaperone, with the protein MKVIEIQGDPDDFLSGQIALVDADGIRKETRLDIVDRWPDLGDYLIIHAGFAIHTLDPQEAETNIRLMREMAEKVEAAEAVEQRT; encoded by the coding sequence ATGAAAGTAATAGAAATCCAGGGTGATCCTGATGATTTTTTAAGCGGACAGATTGCGCTGGTTGATGCCGATGGTATCAGGAAAGAGACACGGCTTGATATTGTTGATCGCTGGCCGGATCTTGGTGATTACCTTATCATTCATGCAGGTTTTGCCATCCACACCCTTGATCCGCAGGAGGCAGAGACCAATATTCGTCTTATGCGGGAAATGGCTGAAAAAGTAGAAGCTGCCGAAGCAGTGGAACAAAGAACATGA
- the hypD gene encoding hydrogenase formation protein HypD — translation MKYLDEFRDQTLAEPLLKELRRSVTKPFRVMEVCGTHTMSIFRSGLRTLLPEEIELISGPGCPVCVTSASHIDAILAMAELQNTRIALFGDLFRVPGSNGLSLANASSQGAKVDIVYSPMDSLNLARKYPEELIVFLGVGFETTTPGIAATILAAKNSALDNFAVFSTHKTMPPPLLALLDDPELQIDGLLCPGHVSSIIGAGAYQPLADTYKLACVVGGFEPADILQALILMARQIANGEARVENAYTRAVRWEENSRAQQMVRAIFKTADMEWRGLGVIPESGLAIREEYSHYDAERRLNIKLTPATEPKGCRCGEILKGKEVPSQCPLYGKRCTPGNPVGPCMVSSEGTCAAFFKYTQ, via the coding sequence ATGAAGTATCTTGATGAATTTCGGGATCAGACTCTTGCCGAGCCCCTTTTGAAAGAATTGCGCAGGAGCGTAACGAAACCTTTTCGGGTGATGGAGGTGTGCGGTACTCATACCATGTCCATTTTTCGCAGTGGTTTACGGACATTACTTCCAGAAGAAATAGAGCTGATATCCGGGCCGGGTTGTCCGGTGTGTGTGACTTCTGCCTCCCATATTGATGCTATCCTGGCCATGGCTGAATTGCAGAATACGCGAATTGCACTGTTTGGCGATCTGTTTCGGGTTCCAGGCAGCAACGGCTTGTCCCTTGCCAATGCTTCTTCCCAGGGGGCAAAGGTTGACATCGTTTACTCACCCATGGATAGTCTGAATCTGGCTCGAAAATATCCCGAGGAACTGATTGTTTTTCTAGGTGTGGGATTTGAAACAACAACTCCCGGAATAGCCGCCACCATTCTGGCGGCAAAGAACAGTGCTCTTGATAATTTTGCAGTCTTCTCCACCCATAAGACGATGCCTCCACCGTTACTCGCTCTTCTTGATGATCCGGAGTTGCAGATAGATGGACTTCTTTGTCCCGGACATGTGAGCAGTATTATCGGGGCAGGGGCCTATCAGCCACTGGCTGATACATACAAACTTGCCTGTGTGGTCGGGGGGTTTGAACCGGCGGATATCCTCCAGGCGTTAATCCTGATGGCCAGACAAATTGCCAACGGTGAGGCTCGTGTGGAGAATGCTTACACTCGTGCTGTGCGCTGGGAAGAAAACAGCAGGGCGCAGCAGATGGTCAGGGCCATTTTTAAAACCGCTGATATGGAATGGCGTGGTCTTGGGGTGATTCCTGAGAGTGGCCTGGCCATCCGGGAAGAGTACAGTCATTACGATGCGGAAAGACGCTTGAATATCAAGCTCACGCCAGCTACAGAGCCAAAAGGATGTCGTTGTGGGGAAATTCTGAAAGGAAAGGAAGTACCTTCTCAGTGTCCTCTCTATGGGAAACGTTGCACCCCTGGCAATCCTGTTGGTCCCTGCATGGTGTCCAGTGAAGGAACCTGTGCAGCTTTTTTTAAGTATACTCAATAA
- the hypF gene encoding carbamoyltransferase HypF, translating into MPEPVLRMEIIALGTVQGVGFRPFVYRLARKWNVTGTILNTDQGVVIEVEGKEPSVQSFINTLSMSPPPLARITSLHQHQHHSLKGFKEFSILKSMSLHKSQALIPADVALCKDCLDDILDPHNRRFSYPFTNCTNCGPRFTIVETIPYDRLGTSMKSFPLCSQCRMEYEDPGNRRFHAQPNACAECGPQLSYHDADGKKLKAFSPLEEVARSLKQGQIVAMRGLGGFHLVVDAGSEEAVTRLRKRKGRKSKPLAVMTASVDEVNRFCILDNTAAELLQGVERPIVLLPRKESCLAEAVTPGIAEIGVMLPYTPLHQLLFLQPDCPRTLVMTSGNRSGAPIFTANKAAVEGLCGIADCFLLHNREIMTRVDDSVARISRRGVQLLRRARGYVPAATVLQQEFPSILACGGGLKSTFCLTRGSEAFLSQHIGDLFNLESLDFYRESIYHFKRLLQVEPEAVVCDLHPDYLSSHYAKELNLPLYKIQHHHAHAAAVLAEHGIEEKVLALVLDGTGLGDDNSSWGGEVLLADCLDYERVGSLTPMLLPGGDAAAEEPWRMGLSLLFNLGQNEPEIQFAEKQKQRALWQMMEQGFNCPVTTSCGRFFDGIAALLGVCLLADYEGQAAMELESLAWREKGGQDLGGLLENCSWKEATVCSDNRLILQQDILVQKVLNQLTDGRAAATIALDFHLCLIRSFFDLLCKLAEKTGVSHIVLTGGCMQNTLLLEGLFILLEQNNFIVHTGQQIPVNDGGIALGQAIIGGLRHVSGCTHESNRNPG; encoded by the coding sequence ATGCCTGAACCTGTCCTTCGAATGGAAATCATCGCCCTGGGTACTGTCCAGGGCGTTGGTTTCCGTCCCTTTGTATATCGTCTGGCTCGTAAATGGAACGTTACCGGTACCATCCTGAATACTGACCAGGGCGTTGTTATTGAGGTGGAAGGCAAAGAACCTTCCGTCCAGAGTTTTATCAATACGCTCAGTATGTCTCCTCCTCCACTGGCACGCATTACATCTTTGCACCAGCATCAGCATCATTCTTTAAAAGGATTTAAAGAATTTTCCATCCTGAAAAGTATGTCGCTTCACAAGAGTCAGGCTTTAATCCCGGCAGATGTAGCTTTGTGTAAGGACTGTCTTGATGATATTCTTGATCCGCACAATAGACGATTCTCCTATCCTTTTACCAACTGCACCAACTGCGGACCACGTTTCACTATTGTAGAAACTATTCCCTACGATCGACTGGGTACCTCCATGAAGTCTTTCCCACTCTGTTCGCAATGCAGAATGGAATATGAGGATCCCGGGAATAGGCGCTTTCATGCCCAGCCAAATGCATGTGCAGAATGCGGGCCACAGTTGTCCTATCACGATGCAGACGGGAAAAAGCTTAAAGCCTTTTCTCCTTTGGAGGAAGTTGCTCGTTCCCTTAAACAGGGACAAATTGTGGCAATGCGCGGTTTAGGTGGTTTCCATCTGGTGGTGGATGCTGGTTCGGAAGAGGCTGTTACAAGGTTACGCAAACGCAAGGGAAGAAAGTCCAAGCCTCTCGCGGTAATGACAGCCAGTGTGGATGAAGTAAACCGATTTTGCATCTTGGACAATACTGCAGCGGAGCTTCTGCAGGGAGTGGAGCGTCCCATAGTTCTTTTACCCCGAAAAGAGTCTTGTCTGGCTGAGGCGGTTACACCGGGAATCGCAGAGATTGGAGTAATGCTCCCCTACACACCACTGCATCAGTTACTGTTTCTGCAGCCGGATTGTCCTCGCACCCTTGTTATGACCAGCGGTAATAGAAGTGGAGCACCCATTTTTACGGCGAATAAGGCAGCGGTGGAGGGACTTTGTGGGATTGCGGACTGTTTTCTGCTTCATAACAGGGAGATCATGACGCGAGTTGATGATTCTGTTGCAAGAATCAGTCGTCGAGGAGTGCAACTGTTGCGGCGTGCCCGTGGCTATGTTCCGGCGGCAACAGTTCTTCAACAAGAGTTTCCCTCCATTCTTGCCTGTGGTGGAGGGCTCAAATCCACTTTTTGTCTCACCAGAGGCAGTGAGGCGTTTCTCAGCCAGCATATCGGGGATCTTTTTAATCTGGAATCATTGGATTTTTATAGAGAAAGCATATATCATTTCAAGAGACTCCTGCAGGTGGAACCGGAGGCCGTTGTTTGCGATTTACATCCCGATTATCTGAGCAGCCATTATGCAAAAGAGTTGAACCTGCCACTGTATAAGATACAGCACCATCACGCCCATGCAGCAGCAGTATTAGCTGAACATGGAATAGAGGAAAAGGTTCTGGCCCTGGTTCTTGATGGGACTGGTTTGGGAGACGATAACAGCAGCTGGGGGGGGGAGGTACTCCTTGCTGATTGTCTCGATTATGAGCGAGTCGGGTCCTTGACACCCATGCTGCTCCCCGGAGGGGACGCTGCTGCTGAGGAACCATGGCGTATGGGTTTGTCTCTGCTGTTTAATCTGGGGCAAAATGAGCCAGAAATACAATTTGCAGAGAAGCAGAAACAACGAGCCCTGTGGCAGATGATGGAACAGGGGTTTAACTGTCCAGTCACCACCAGTTGCGGCCGTTTTTTTGATGGCATTGCAGCACTTCTTGGTGTCTGTTTACTGGCTGACTATGAAGGACAGGCTGCCATGGAACTCGAATCCCTGGCCTGGCGGGAAAAGGGAGGGCAGGATTTAGGTGGACTTCTTGAAAACTGTAGCTGGAAAGAAGCAACGGTCTGCTCAGACAATCGATTGATACTGCAGCAAGATATTTTGGTTCAGAAGGTGCTGAATCAACTGACGGATGGTAGGGCGGCAGCGACTATTGCGCTTGACTTTCACCTCTGTCTTATCAGAAGTTTTTTTGATCTTTTATGTAAACTTGCAGAAAAAACTGGAGTTTCACATATTGTCCTTACTGGAGGGTGCATGCAGAATACACTTCTTCTTGAGGGACTTTTCATACTTCTGGAACAAAACAATTTTATCGTCCATACGGGGCAGCAGATACCGGTAAATGATGGTGGAATAGCTTTGGGCCAGGCGATTATTGGAGGTTTACGTCATGTGTCTGGCTGTACCCATGAAAGTAATAGAAATCCAGGGTGA
- the cybH gene encoding Ni/Fe-hydrogenase, b-type cytochrome subunit: MNYEVKNVWSVLLRLYHWALVLSIVALVVTGFYINNPWTNTTLEGSVSFPMAVMRYIHFVAGYLFTAAVLVRIFLFVFGNKQERIMDILPVTPRNLKSLATTIGYYSYLSEKHDSRLGHNTLAGIFYLITIIAALFQLASGFYMLYPEAGFWQGMGGTLFGSQQEGRFLHHLLMWYFILFAFAHVYMVVWNDLKSPEGLVSSIFTGKKFKRKNA, encoded by the coding sequence ATGAACTATGAAGTGAAGAATGTCTGGAGTGTTTTGCTCCGGCTGTATCATTGGGCCCTGGTCCTGTCCATTGTCGCTCTGGTGGTGACCGGATTTTATATAAATAATCCGTGGACAAATACGACCTTGGAAGGAAGCGTGTCATTTCCCATGGCCGTTATGCGTTATATTCACTTTGTGGCCGGGTATCTCTTTACTGCGGCGGTGCTGGTGAGAATATTTTTGTTTGTCTTTGGTAACAAACAGGAACGAATCATGGACATCCTGCCCGTAACTCCAAGAAACTTAAAAAGCCTTGCTACAACAATTGGCTATTACAGCTACCTCAGTGAAAAGCATGACAGCCGCCTGGGTCATAATACCCTGGCAGGGATTTTCTATCTCATCACCATCATAGCTGCCCTTTTTCAGCTGGCCAGTGGTTTTTATATGCTGTACCCCGAAGCTGGGTTCTGGCAGGGGATGGGAGGAACGCTTTTCGGATCTCAGCAGGAAGGGCGTTTTCTGCATCATTTGTTGATGTGGTATTTCATTCTCTTTGCCTTTGCCCATGTGTATATGGTGGTTTGGAATGACCTGAAGTCTCCGGAAGGACTTGTTTCTTCAATATTTACAGGAAAGAAGTTTAAGCGTAAGAATGCCTGA